Within Gammaproteobacteria bacterium, the genomic segment GCATGGGACAGGTGTATTTTGTCGCGGCCGCTGGAATCGCGGGGTTGACAGGCTCGAGGGCCATGCCGCACTCGGGGCAGGCCCCCGGGCCGTCCTGACGGACTTCCGGATGCATGGGGCAGGTGTACTCATTATTGTGGTCTACCTGCGAGACATCTGCCTCGGGACCATTCTGCCCCTGATGCTCCTCACCGCCAGATTCGAGGGCCTGGGTGAAATGATTGAGACAACCCTCACTGCAGAAATAGTACGGGTGCCCGGCCAGCTCTACCGTAAATGGTGTGGTCGCCGAGACCTTCATCCCGCATACGGGGTCCGTGAACTCGGTCGTATTGACCGGTCCGGAACAGCAATGCGCCTGAGGGGGATGAACCGGCATGGCTAGCCTCCGTTATGCATCTGTGCGCGTGTCCTGATGCTCGATGTCACCGGAAAAACTCTCGATCAGGTGACAAACGGTATGCCCGTCGGGCATGCCATCTGGCATCGTTTCCCAATGCCTGATCGCCGACTCCATGCGTTTCTGGAGCTCGATCGCCTCCTCGATCCTGCGGCGGTTGGCCCTGATATGGCGTTGAATGATCTGCCGCACCTGAGGACAGGGAGATCGACCACGATCCGCCTCGCGAAGGATCTGTCGGATCTCGTTCAACGTACATCCGAGGCTCTTCGCCTGACGAACAAATCGAATACGCGCGACATCGTGCTCGTCGAACAGCTTGTAGCCGTTATGCGCATCGCGGACCGGTTCCAGTAGCCCGATCCGCGCGTAATAGCGAACCACATGAGGTGGTACG encodes:
- a CDS encoding MerR family transcriptional regulator, encoding MIVNELARMSGVPPHVVRYYARIGLLEPVRDAHNGYKLFDEHDVARIRFVRQAKSLGCTLNEIRQILREADRGRSPCPQVRQIIQRHIRANRRRIEEAIELQKRMESAIRHWETMPDGMPDGHTVCHLIESFSGDIEHQDTRTDA